In Athalia rosae chromosome 6, iyAthRosa1.1, whole genome shotgun sequence, one DNA window encodes the following:
- the LOC105688572 gene encoding odorant receptor 13a-like isoform X2 — MVVEKIESKERSSGRDDFGQYIDHTARILRCLRMMEMEEDASILRRTAIVTTTAIMLFLNAALGISEMMKLRNTTELSALAMTVGASWMHFIGFAKWAFFVWKIKDVSRLFLHLEECYNMSLSISDIVEGHSQLRKDMNRARKNSLRFTWVWGFFVNWGVVHWCLNPFLVKWTLSRSNVSMPMNEDALPYSTWIPWDTSGTGAYVVTYLLECVGSQAAIIGSTAYDTFYITIMLMITAQLRTNKLTYPFLLEKLKRGKDHHNAILTFLTLFGHVTSPAMFAQCIGSTAVICLIVFEVSTVKGTDGIIKIWSMVEYVAGNLLQIFFFCYFANKITELGLEVADSTYRCGWENMVFAKSVDQKTREKGLKSVGFLIRDMSVRAQKPIRLSGGPFYVLSLETFLAMLGAAFSYLTVLRELNSDE; from the exons ATGgtagttgagaaaattgaaagcaaGGAGCGGTCTTCTGGGAGGGACGATTTCGGGCAGTACATCGACCACACCGCACGTATATTGAGATGTTTGCGAATGATGGAAATGGAAGAGGACGCTTCGATTTTGCGAAGGACGGCGATCGTTACCACCACTGCGATTATGCTGTTCTTGAACGCTGCGTTGGGAATATCGGAGATGATGAAACTTCGAAATACCACGGAACTGTCCGCCCTGGCGATGACCGTCGGTGCTTCTTGGATGCATTTCATAGGGTTCGCGAAGTGGGCATTCTTCGTTTGGAAAATCAAAGATGTTTCGCGTCTCTTTCTGCATCTCGAAGAATGCTACAACATGAGTTTGAGTATCAGCGATATCGTCGAAG GTCATTCGCAGCTCCGCAAGGATATGAACCGAGCGCGAAAGAACTCGTTGCGCTTCACTTGGGTATGGGGATTCTTCGTGAACTGGGGGGTGGTCCACTGGTGCCTGAACCCGTTCTTGGTGAAATGGACGCTGAGTCGGTCGAACGTAAGCATGCCTATGAACGAAGACGCCCTTCCTTACTCCACCTGGATCCCGTGGGATACTTCGGGAACGGGTGCATACGTTGTCACCTACCTCTTGGAGTGCGTGGGCAGTCAGGCTGCCATTATCGGCAGTACAGCTTACGATACTTTTTACATCACCATAATGTTGATGATCACCGCCCAGTTGAg AACGAATAAATTGACGTATCCTTTTCTCCTGGAGAAATTGAAGCGAGGAAAAGATCACCACAACGCGATTTTGAC ATTTCTGACGCTCTTTGGACACGTAACCAGCCCGGCGATGTTCGCTCAATGTATCGGGAGCACGGCTGTTATTTGCTTGATCGTTTTCGAAGTGTCTACTGTGAAAGGTACGGATGGTATTATCAAAATATGGAGCATGGTGGAGTACGTCGCGGGCAATTTATtgcaaattttcttcttttgttacTTCGCAAACAAAATCACAGAACTG GGACTCGAAGTTGCCGACTCGACTTACCGCTGCGGTTGGGAGAACATGGTTTTTGCCAAATCGGTTGatcaaaaaacgagagagaagggACTGAAATCGGTGGGATTTTTAATCCGCGATATGTCGGTGAGGGCTCAAAAACCCATCAGATTGAGCGGCGGTCCGTTTTACGTTCTATCTCTCGAAACCTTTCTCGCT ATGCTGGGCGCTGCATTCTCCTACCTGACCGTATTGAGAGAACTCAATTCCGACGAATAA
- the LOC105688572 gene encoding odorant receptor 13a-like isoform X1 has translation MVVEKIESKERSSGRDDFGQYIDHTARILRCLRMMEMEEDASILRRTAIVTTTAIMLFLNAALGISEMMKLRNTTELSALAMTVGASWMHFIGFAKWAFFVWKIKDVSRLFLHLEECYNMSLSISDIVEGHSQLRKDMNRARKNSLRFTWVWGFFVNWGVVHWCLNPFLVKWTLSRSNVSMPMNEDALPYSTWIPWDTSGTGAYVVTYLLECVGSQAAIIGSTAYDTFYITIMLMITAQLRYLNYFLANTGDGDPANVRTETTNKLTYPFLLEKLKRGKDHHNAILTFLTLFGHVTSPAMFAQCIGSTAVICLIVFEVSTVKGTDGIIKIWSMVEYVAGNLLQIFFFCYFANKITELGLEVADSTYRCGWENMVFAKSVDQKTREKGLKSVGFLIRDMSVRAQKPIRLSGGPFYVLSLETFLAMLGAAFSYLTVLRELNSDE, from the exons ATGgtagttgagaaaattgaaagcaaGGAGCGGTCTTCTGGGAGGGACGATTTCGGGCAGTACATCGACCACACCGCACGTATATTGAGATGTTTGCGAATGATGGAAATGGAAGAGGACGCTTCGATTTTGCGAAGGACGGCGATCGTTACCACCACTGCGATTATGCTGTTCTTGAACGCTGCGTTGGGAATATCGGAGATGATGAAACTTCGAAATACCACGGAACTGTCCGCCCTGGCGATGACCGTCGGTGCTTCTTGGATGCATTTCATAGGGTTCGCGAAGTGGGCATTCTTCGTTTGGAAAATCAAAGATGTTTCGCGTCTCTTTCTGCATCTCGAAGAATGCTACAACATGAGTTTGAGTATCAGCGATATCGTCGAAG GTCATTCGCAGCTCCGCAAGGATATGAACCGAGCGCGAAAGAACTCGTTGCGCTTCACTTGGGTATGGGGATTCTTCGTGAACTGGGGGGTGGTCCACTGGTGCCTGAACCCGTTCTTGGTGAAATGGACGCTGAGTCGGTCGAACGTAAGCATGCCTATGAACGAAGACGCCCTTCCTTACTCCACCTGGATCCCGTGGGATACTTCGGGAACGGGTGCATACGTTGTCACCTACCTCTTGGAGTGCGTGGGCAGTCAGGCTGCCATTATCGGCAGTACAGCTTACGATACTTTTTACATCACCATAATGTTGATGATCACCGCCCAGTTGAggtatttgaattattttttggccAACACCGGCGATGGCGATCCGGCGAACGTACGTACCGAAAC AACGAATAAATTGACGTATCCTTTTCTCCTGGAGAAATTGAAGCGAGGAAAAGATCACCACAACGCGATTTTGAC ATTTCTGACGCTCTTTGGACACGTAACCAGCCCGGCGATGTTCGCTCAATGTATCGGGAGCACGGCTGTTATTTGCTTGATCGTTTTCGAAGTGTCTACTGTGAAAGGTACGGATGGTATTATCAAAATATGGAGCATGGTGGAGTACGTCGCGGGCAATTTATtgcaaattttcttcttttgttacTTCGCAAACAAAATCACAGAACTG GGACTCGAAGTTGCCGACTCGACTTACCGCTGCGGTTGGGAGAACATGGTTTTTGCCAAATCGGTTGatcaaaaaacgagagagaagggACTGAAATCGGTGGGATTTTTAATCCGCGATATGTCGGTGAGGGCTCAAAAACCCATCAGATTGAGCGGCGGTCCGTTTTACGTTCTATCTCTCGAAACCTTTCTCGCT ATGCTGGGCGCTGCATTCTCCTACCTGACCGTATTGAGAGAACTCAATTCCGACGAATAA